From the Pseudomonas monsensis genome, the window GGCCAGGTCAGTGAAATTCGGCACGCTGCGGATGTGTAGCGGAAAGCCTTCGAGCAGATGAAGGATCTCCCGGCGCCGGGCCCGCGTGGAGGAAGGCAGGGCCAGCAGGATCTCCTGAGCGCCGGTGACGTCGATCATTTCCTGAATGTGCTTGGGCTTGTAGACATGCAACCCCGAGATTGATCGGTCGGCAATGCTGGCGTCGTCGTCGATGAACGCCACCGGCCGCATGACCTTGCCCATGCGCAGCGCCGCCACCAACTGGTTGCCAGCGACGCCGGCACCGTAAATGGCCACTTTGGTCAAACCGTTTTCGCGACTGGTGAATGGCACATGCTGAGCCGCCGTAAACCAGTCGCCCATGAAATACTGGCGCATGCACAGGCGCAGGCCGCCAATGATGACCATACTCAGCCACCAGTAATTGAAGATGATCGAGCGAGGAACCACGGCTTCGTGGTTGCTGTACCAGTACACGACGACCGCCAGAATCAGCGAAGACAGACTGACAGCCTTGATAATGGCGATCAGGGCATCGTTACCGAAATACCGCATCACCGCCCGATACATGCCGAAACGGATAAACAGGGGAATGGCCACGACCGGCGCGCAGACAAACAGCCAGAAGTGCACTCTGAAGGGGTTATACATGTCATCAATGCCCAGACGGACGATGAACGCCAGCCAGAGGGCGGCCCAGACCAGAACAATGTCCGTCGCCACCTGTATCAGACGCTTGCGTCGTCTCGGCAGCGCGACAAGCCGCTCCCGGACCTTGTCCATCAGTTCTTCAAACACTCAGTCTCCTCCCTTCAACTGCCGTATTCCCGTGGTCGATCCGCTTGAATGCCATGCACTTTAAACCCAAATGACAAATCTGTTACCGGGTTGTTGTTCAGCTTTTTTCGAGCTCACCTGCGCGATACCTGATTGCAAGGCCCAGCAATGGAGCATAGGCGACAATGACGCCCAGGCTGCCGTCCAGCCCGAAACGGGTGACCGCGACAGCAATAGGCAGCAGCCAGAACATATTGATCACGCCAACGGCCATAGTGACGGGCAGATGACTGCCGAACCGACGAGAGGCATACTGATAGGCATGGCTGCGGTGCGCTTCATACACCTTGTCGCCCCGCAACAGACGCCGAAACAGGGTAAATGTTGCATCGACAATGAAGACGCCCAGCAGAATCAGCCAACCCCACAGCAACTCGGCACTCTGGGTGGCTGCCTGTAACGACAGACCTCCCAGCACGATGCCGAGGAAGCCGCTGCCGGCGTCGCCCATGAAAATCCTCGCGGGCGGGAAGTTCCAGAACAGGAAGCCACCGACGCAAACCGCCAGCAACAGCGGTGCCCAGACCATTTGCGGCCAGCCGCCGAGCCAGCCAAGCAGGCAGGCACCGAGACACACGCAAATGGCTTCGACACTGGCGATGCCGTCGATGCCATCCATGAAGTTATAAAGGTTGAGCAGCCAGACCAGGTAAAACGCCGCCAGCACATGGCCGACCACGCCCAGATCAACCACCACGCCTGCGAACCGCAGGGCAGGCAAGCCTCCCAGCCATACGAGCAACCAGCCAGCCGCAACAAAATGGCCCAACAGCCGCCAGCGCGCGGCGATGTGGCCGTGGTCATCCATGAAACCGATCACGGCGACCAGCGCCCCGGCCCCGGCAATCGCGCAGAATTGCGAGACCGCGATCAGATCCCGCCACCACAGGAACACCAGCGCCAGAGTGAACGTCAGGACGATTGCCACCCCACCGCCACGCGGGGTTGGCACTGAGTGCGAACTGCGAGCGTTGGGAATATCCATCAGGCTGCGCGACAGTGCGTAATGACGCAGAGCCCAGGTCAGCGCCAGGGAGAGAAGCGCGATGAACGCGATGAACCATCCGTACTTCATGTTTGGCGATTATCCAGAAAATGCTGCGCCGTCAGACTCAAGGCGCGATCGAAGGTGACCGGAGGCACCCAGTTCAATAGTTGGCGGTTTTTGCTGATATCGACCTTCAGCGAACCGAAGAGCCTTTGCGACAGTGCCTCACGCCCCAGCCAACGGGCAACGCCACGCATCAGCCAGACCGGCACCGGCAGCAGGCGGGCGTGCCGGCCCAGCGCCACACCCAGCGAGCGCAACAAGCGCGTGGTTGACACGTCTTCGCCGTCACTGGCGAGGAAAACCTGATTTGCCGCAGCCGGATGCTCAGTGCAAGTCAACACCAGGTCGACCAGGTTATCGAGGGCCACCAGGCTGCGCCGGTTGTCGACAGCGCCGAATGGCAGCGGCACCCCGCGTTCCAGCCAGCGCATCATGCTGAGAAAGTTGGCCTTGACGCCGGGTCCGTAGACCAGCACCGGACGGATGATGACGACCTCCATCCCGGTCGCCCCGGCCAGCGCCAGCAAAGCCTGCTCAGCCTCGTACTTGGAAATCCCGTAGGGATCGACTGGCGCCGGCACGTCGTCGGCCGTATACGCACGGCCGGGTGGCGTGCCTTCACCGTTGACCTTGATCGAACTGATGAAAATGAAACGCCTGACCTGCGCCGCTGCGGCCTGACGCGCCAGTTCCAGAGTGCCTTCGACATTGACCTGACGAAACGCTGCCAGCGGATCGGCGACCGCCTCGTTCATGACGTGGACCCGTGCCGCGGCATGAATGACGCAATCGACGCCCTGCAAGGCTTCAGTCAGGTCCTCCCCGCTCCCCAGACCGGCCCACGGAACCTGACGCACGTCCGGCGCAAGGGATGCCTCCCTATGTCGCACCGGGGCAACCACGCATCGCTGCGCTGACGCCGCCAGTTGCTTGATCAGTGCCCGCCCCACAAAACCACTGCCACCAGTTACCAGAAATGTCTTGGTGCTCACGGGCGTCCCTTGGGAAAAATGAATGCTGCAAAGAGACTGCAGCCAGTCCTTTCGTAAAGTGGCGATCACCCGTTTCTGCCGCGCAGGTCAGAAGATTGAAAGGGAGAACGGCTTGAGGGAGGCAGTTTATTGAATCGACGCCGGGTTAGCCACTTCTCGCACACCGCCTGCAAATGCGCGGCAACATCATCGCTAAAACAGCCAACTTCCTCTAAATGCACTTTGCTGGTTGGAGCGGGCTCAGGGTACAGATAGAATCCGTGCGGAAAAGGGATCAGAGCGCTTTCCTGATTTAGGATTTCAGTTTCCCTTCATGCAGAATTTCGGCTAACACCGCCAAAAAATCAGATATCAGACGCTTTTTGCTTCGAAATGGAGAGCACCCATGCAGCAAATCAACAACCTTGCAGCGAAGATAGACAAGTTTCAGTCGCAAATTAACTCTTCGGTGCAACGGGTGGTCGCCAGCGGCTGGGTGATTTTGGGGCCGGAAGTCAAACGCTTTGAAGCAGCCTTTGCGCAATACCTGAACGCCGGTCATTGCGTCAGCGTCGCCAACGGCACCGACGCCATCGAACTGGCGCTCAAGGCGCTCGGCATCGAGAAAGGCGACTCCGTGGCCACTGTTGCCAACGCCGGCATGTACACCACCACCTCGGTGCTGGCCATCGGCGCCACGCCTGTGTTCATGGATGTCGACCTGCACACCCACGTCGTCACCCTGGACGGCGTCAAACAGGCTATCGAGGCCGGCGCCAAAGCCGTGGTCGTGACCCACCTGTATGGCCTGGCAGTACCGGAAATCAAAGCGATCGCCGACTACTGCGCCACGCACAGCATTCCGCTGCTGGAAGACTGCGCCCAGGCGCATGGCGCCGAACGCGATGGTCAGCGCGTCGGCACGTTCGGCGATGCGTCCAGCTTCAGCTTCTACCCGACCAAAAACCTTGGTGCACTCGGCGATGGCGGTGCCGTTGTGACCAACTCTGCGGCCATCGCTCAGCGCGTGGCCCAATTGCGCCAGTACGGCTGGTCTTCCAAGTATTGCGTTGAACTGGACGGCGCCCGTAACAGCCGCCTCGATGAAATGCAGGCAGCAATTTTGTCCGAATTCCTGCCGCACCTTGATGCAGGCAATGCCCGCCGTCGCGAGATTGCAGCGCGCTATCGCAACGAAATCCGCCACAGCGACATCAGTCATGCGCAGGACGCGGGCCTGGCGTCGGTTGCCCACCTGTATGTGATCAAGTCGCCGAAGCGCGACGCTCTGCAATTGCACCTGCGCGAGGCGCAGATCGCCTCCGACGTCCACTACCCGATCCCGGACTACAAGCAACCGGTATTCGGCCAGCAGTTCGCCGGACTCAGCCTGGCCAATACCGAGCAACTGGCTTCGCTGATCCTGACCCTGCCTTGCTACCCGGAAATGACCGACGAGGAAGTCAGCAACGTGATCACCGCAGTCAACGGATGGACTGCATGAGATATTCCGTCATCGTTCCCGTCTATAAAAACGCTGATTCGATTCCCCGATTGATCCAGGCCCTGACGGACATGAACACCGCGCTCGAGAACCAGCTCGAGGTGGTGTTTGTGGTGGATGGCAGCCCTGACGACTCGTTCCTGCTGCTCAAACAGGCATTGGGCAGCATGCGTTTCTCGGCCCAACTGCTGGCCCATTCGCGAAACTTCGGTTCGTTCCCCGCTATTCGTACCGGTCTGATGGCCGCCAAAGGCGATTATTTCGGAGTGATGGCGGCCGACCTGCAAGAGCCGCCCGAGCTGTTGATCAGCTTTTTCAGATCGCTGTCCAACGATGAGTGCGACGTCGCCATCGGCACCCGCAATGCCCGCCAGGATCCGCTCTCGAGCCGCATGGCCTCGTCGATTTTCTGGGGCCTGTACCGCCGTCTGGTGGTCCATGACATGCCCAAGGGCGGCGTCGACATCTTCGGCTGCAACAAGGCCTTCCGCGAACAACTGCTGCAACTGAACGAATCGCGCTCGTCGCTGATCGCCCTGATTTTCTGGCTGGGCTTTCGCCGCAAGTTTATCGAGTACGAGCGCCAGACCCGACTCGAAGGCAAGTCGGCCTGGACCTTCAAGAAAAAACTCGAATACATGATGGACAGCGTGTTCGCGTTCACCGACTACCCGATCCGGCTGCTGACGCGCATGGGCGCGATGGGCTCGCTGATTTCGCTGTTTATCGGCTTGATGGTGATCGTTGCAAAACTGTCAGGTGCCATTGAAGTGCCGGGTTATGCCGCGACCATGTCGGTGGTGCTGCTGCTCGGCACGCTGAATCTGCTCGGGATAGGCCTGGTGGGCACGTATGCCTGGCGCGCCTACGAAAACAGCAAACAACGGCCTCTGGCGATCGTTTGCATGAAACTCGATAACAAGGAGAACCCAAGTGTCTGAGCCTTTCATCCATGCCAGCGCTGACGTAAAAAGCAAGAACATCGGTAAAAACACGCGCATCTGGCAGTACGTGGTGGTGTTCCCGGACGCAGTGATCGGCGACGACGTGAACGTTTGTTCGCACTCCTTGATCGAAAACGATGTGGTCATCGGCGATCGTACTACCATCAAATCCGGTGTGTACGTGTGGGACGGCCTGCGCATCGGCTCCGACGTGTTCATCGGTCCGAACGCCACGTTCACCAACGACAAGTTTCCGCGCTCCAAGGTCTACCCCGAGTCGTTCTCGCAGACAGTCATCCAGGACGGCGCCTCGATTGGCGGCGGCGCAGTGATTCTGCCTGGCATCACCATCGGTACCGGCGCCATGGTTGGCGCAGGTGCGGTCGTGACCAAATCCGTGCCACCGTACGCCATCGTTACCGGCTCTCCGGCGCGCATCACCGGCTACGTGGAAAATTCCGCCTCCAGCGATGCCAGCAAAACCCCGACACAAAAGCCGCAAGAGCAGGAAGACGCAGTTGTCCGCCTCGGCGTGGGCGATGTCACCACTCACCGCTTCAAATACATTGCGGACATGCGTGGCGATCTCTCCGTCGGTGAGTTCCACAAGGAAATCCCCTTCACGCCCAAGCGCTACTTCCTGGTCTTCAACGTACCAAGCCAGAAAACCCGTGGCGAGCACGCTCACCACAAATGCCACCAGTTTCTGATTTGCGTGAAAGGCAGTTGCGCCGTAGTCGTGGATGACGGCACCAACCGTGCAGAAGTCATGCTGGACGCCCCGAACAAAGGCATCTACCTGCCACCACTGATCTGGGGCATTCAGTACAAATATTCTGAAGACGCGGTCTTGCTGGTGTTCACCTCCGACTACTACGACGCGGACGACTACATCCGTGACTATTCAGAGTTCACCAAGCTGACCGCAAAAAAATCCGCACTGTGAATACACTGAAAAACAATCCGCAAGTTCGCCGCTGGATCAGCTTTCTGATCGGCGGCGGACTTAATACCGGACTGACTTACTGCCTTTATTTATTGCTCAGCTATCTGATCGACTATCAGATAGCTTATGCAATTGCTTACGTGGCCGGGATCGTCTTCGCCTACTTTTTCAACTCGAAAGTGGTATTCAAGGTCGAACATTCGCTGCTTGGCATGCTCATTTATCCGACCATTTATCTTGTGCAATACATTTTTGGCGCCCTGCTCCTTAACCTTTTGGTCGAGCACTTGCACCTGCACAAGGCGATTGCCCCGATTCTCGTCATCTTGCTGCTCCTACCCTCAAGTTACCTTTTAAACAAAATCGTTCTTAAGGCAACTCACAAAACAAAGCCCGCGAAGGATTAACAGGCGCCCCATGACAGCAACTACAAAATTGGCATTGCCTGCAATGCCAACCCATTCCAATGGCCGATCATTGCACTGGCTCGCCCACCTGGCTCCAGCTCTGTTCACCGTCATGTTCATATGGCTACCGTTCGGCTTCCTGCTAACCGGGCTTATCGAGGAATGGGGGGTCATCGGCCTGTTCAGCAGAGCGGGCCTGTTTTTTGTAACGGACATATCGAGCCCGTTGCCCGCACACGCCTTGCGGCCACTGACTGTATTTCCCCACGCCGTCGCTTACTTTCTTGATCCGAACACCTTCAATTTCTGGCATATATTGCTGATGATTGCCTTGACGATCAAAGGCTTCTCATTGAGCGTCATAACCACACGAGTGACAGGCTCCATCAAATGGGGAATGTTCGCCAGCATCCTGATCATTATCTATCCTGCAGACACGATGCAGCTTTCGTTCAGGGCGATACATATCAACTGGGCACTCAGCCTGGTATTACTCGGTAGCGTATTGCTACTTGCGGCCATCGACCAACCGAGAAGGGTTCGCGCGTATCTTCTTAGCCTCGCGGCAGGCTTTCTCTTGGCTTGCGCCAGCGCAATGTATGAAGCCTCCTTGCTTCTGGTTGCAGTTCCATTTCTGGTTGCCTTCACTCAAACAGGCTTGAAGCCGTTATTTGCGCACCTGAAAAATAACTGCGTTCACTACCTGATCTGGATATCCGGAGCGCTAGCCTATATCGCCTATGTGATCCATACCGCGCCATTGGTCAAAAGCTATCAAAGCGTGCTAGCTGGCAATAGCGCACTTACGACGTTGATGACGTACTACCCCAACTTATTCAAAGTTGGATTGTTCCGCAGCATATTCGGCGGATGGATCGATGCATGGCGCATAACTCGCATCGAGATCAACAGCTATTGGTACCTGGCACTCGCCACGGCCGTACTGTTGGCGCTGATTTACTTCATCGTAAAAAAATCGAAACAATCCACTTTATCGAAAGAAAGCAGCGCTGACATTGCTGTCATCTTTCGACTCGGTCTGATCGGCCTAGCACTCATCTGCATTGGCTATGCTCCGTTTTTGCTATCCCCTCCGCATATGGCGATCAGCCAACGGACATTCCTGTTCGCCGAGCCTGGCGCCGCACTGTTGGTGGTATCGCTGCTCTGGGTGCTTAGCAAGGCGTCAAGAGCCCTGGCATCGACATCCTTCGCAGCCCTCATTTTCATTGGCCTCGGCTTCCAGTTGTTTCAGTTTCACCATTACATCGAGATCTCTAAACAGCAACAACTTGCGCTCAGAGACATCGTGCAAAATTTTGATGGCAATGCAGTCAACAAAACCCTGCTGATCCTCGATTACAACAACCAGCTCAATCATGTCTGGATGTTTTTGAACCCCGACCTGGCAAACGTTCTCACTTATATATACGGCAAGCCCGTCGACAATATCCAGGTTTGCTACATGCCTAGCCACGAATGGCAAGCACCGACCCCTTCTGTGCAACGCAAAGGAACTTGCGAAGAAGGAAAGGATGACTGGACATTCAACTTTCCTTCTCCGGTCAGCGGCCCGGGAATGGAACCGACACCCGCCACTCCGAGCATGAAGCTTTCCAAATCGGAA encodes:
- a CDS encoding MraY family glycosyltransferase; translated protein: MKYGWFIAFIALLSLALTWALRHYALSRSLMDIPNARSSHSVPTPRGGGVAIVLTFTLALVFLWWRDLIAVSQFCAIAGAGALVAVIGFMDDHGHIAARWRLLGHFVAAGWLLVWLGGLPALRFAGVVVDLGVVGHVLAAFYLVWLLNLYNFMDGIDGIASVEAICVCLGACLLGWLGGWPQMVWAPLLLAVCVGGFLFWNFPPARIFMGDAGSGFLGIVLGGLSLQAATQSAELLWGWLILLGVFIVDATFTLFRRLLRGDKVYEAHRSHAYQYASRRFGSHLPVTMAVGVINMFWLLPIAVAVTRFGLDGSLGVIVAYAPLLGLAIRYRAGELEKS
- a CDS encoding UDP-glucose 4-epimerase family protein, giving the protein MSTKTFLVTGGSGFVGRALIKQLAASAQRCVVAPVRHREASLAPDVRQVPWAGLGSGEDLTEALQGVDCVIHAAARVHVMNEAVADPLAAFRQVNVEGTLELARQAAAAQVRRFIFISSIKVNGEGTPPGRAYTADDVPAPVDPYGISKYEAEQALLALAGATGMEVVIIRPVLVYGPGVKANFLSMMRWLERGVPLPFGAVDNRRSLVALDNLVDLVLTCTEHPAAANQVFLASDGEDVSTTRLLRSLGVALGRHARLLPVPVWLMRGVARWLGREALSQRLFGSLKVDISKNRQLLNWVPPVTFDRALSLTAQHFLDNRQT
- a CDS encoding DegT/DnrJ/EryC1/StrS family aminotransferase → MQQINNLAAKIDKFQSQINSSVQRVVASGWVILGPEVKRFEAAFAQYLNAGHCVSVANGTDAIELALKALGIEKGDSVATVANAGMYTTTSVLAIGATPVFMDVDLHTHVVTLDGVKQAIEAGAKAVVVTHLYGLAVPEIKAIADYCATHSIPLLEDCAQAHGAERDGQRVGTFGDASSFSFYPTKNLGALGDGGAVVTNSAAIAQRVAQLRQYGWSSKYCVELDGARNSRLDEMQAAILSEFLPHLDAGNARRREIAARYRNEIRHSDISHAQDAGLASVAHLYVIKSPKRDALQLHLREAQIASDVHYPIPDYKQPVFGQQFAGLSLANTEQLASLILTLPCYPEMTDEEVSNVITAVNGWTA
- a CDS encoding glycosyltransferase family 2 protein, with amino-acid sequence MRYSVIVPVYKNADSIPRLIQALTDMNTALENQLEVVFVVDGSPDDSFLLLKQALGSMRFSAQLLAHSRNFGSFPAIRTGLMAAKGDYFGVMAADLQEPPELLISFFRSLSNDECDVAIGTRNARQDPLSSRMASSIFWGLYRRLVVHDMPKGGVDIFGCNKAFREQLLQLNESRSSLIALIFWLGFRRKFIEYERQTRLEGKSAWTFKKKLEYMMDSVFAFTDYPIRLLTRMGAMGSLISLFIGLMVIVAKLSGAIEVPGYAATMSVVLLLGTLNLLGIGLVGTYAWRAYENSKQRPLAIVCMKLDNKENPSV
- a CDS encoding WxcM-like domain-containing protein — its product is MSEPFIHASADVKSKNIGKNTRIWQYVVVFPDAVIGDDVNVCSHSLIENDVVIGDRTTIKSGVYVWDGLRIGSDVFIGPNATFTNDKFPRSKVYPESFSQTVIQDGASIGGGAVILPGITIGTGAMVGAGAVVTKSVPPYAIVTGSPARITGYVENSASSDASKTPTQKPQEQEDAVVRLGVGDVTTHRFKYIADMRGDLSVGEFHKEIPFTPKRYFLVFNVPSQKTRGEHAHHKCHQFLICVKGSCAVVVDDGTNRAEVMLDAPNKGIYLPPLIWGIQYKYSEDAVLLVFTSDYYDADDYIRDYSEFTKLTAKKSAL
- a CDS encoding GtrA family protein, producing the protein MNTLKNNPQVRRWISFLIGGGLNTGLTYCLYLLLSYLIDYQIAYAIAYVAGIVFAYFFNSKVVFKVEHSLLGMLIYPTIYLVQYIFGALLLNLLVEHLHLHKAIAPILVILLLLPSSYLLNKIVLKATHKTKPAKD